The following are encoded together in the Carassius auratus strain Wakin chromosome 34, ASM336829v1, whole genome shotgun sequence genome:
- the LOC113052895 gene encoding ras-related protein Rab-9A-like, protein MSSKSSLLKVILLGDGGVGKSSLMNRYVTNKFDAHLFHTIGVEFLSKDLEVDGHLVTLQIWDTAGQERFRSLRTPFYRGSDCCLLTFSVDDSQSFHNLNNWRKEFIYYADVKEPDSFPFVLLGNKVDVTERQVTREEVQEWCRESGGYPYFETSAKDATNVTVAFEEAIRRVLASEERHEHLIPTDTVNLHRKPRSNTRCC, encoded by the coding sequence ATGTCGTCTAAATCGTCTCTTCTTAAAGTCATTCTCCTGGGCGACGGTGGAGTGGGAAAGAGCTCGCTCATGAACCGATACGTCACTAACAAGTTCGACGCCCATCTCTTTCACACCATCGGCGTGGAGTTCCTCAGTAAAGACCTGGAGGTGGACGGCCACTTGGTCACGCTGCAGATCTGGGACACGGCGGGTCAGGAGCGATTCCGGAGCCTGCGGACGCCCTTCTACCGCGGCTCCGACTGCTGCCTGCTCACCTTCAGCGTGGACGACAGCCAGAGCTTCCACAACCTCAACAACTGGAGGAAGGAGTTCATCTACTACGCCGACGTCAAGGAGCCCGACAGCTTCCCGTTCGTGCTTCTGGGGAACAAGGTGGACGTGACGGAGAGGCAGGTGACCCGCGAGGAGGTGCAGGAGTGGTGCAGGGAAAGCGGAGGATACCCGTACTTCGAAACCAGTGCTAAAGATGCGACTAATGTCACAGTTGCGTTCGAGGAAGCCATCAGAAGAGTTCTGGCTTCGGAGGAGCGACACGAGCATTTGATTCCTACAGACACCGTTAACCTGCACAGAAAGCCTCGCAGCAACACACGGTGCTGTTAA
- the LOC113052893 gene encoding tripartite motif-containing protein 35-like yields the protein MASSAEYDYNCPVCCDIFKTPVLLSCSHSVCKECLQQFWRTKKTQECPVCRRRSSKEFPPVNLALQNLCESFLKERNESRSSESEEICSLHSEKLKLFCLEDKQPACLVCVTSQKHVSHTFRPISEVVPSYKEEINTELKSLQEKLQHNKNIKEEFEKTVQHIKSQAEHTERQIKQQFEKLHQFLRDEEEATITALREEEEQKKQMMKEKLEEMNRHISALSHTIKDTEEMMKASDVCFLKEFPVTMERVQISSQPDPQTPSGALIHVPRYLGNLPFRVWKKMQDIVQNTPVILDPNTAEPRLVLSDDLTSVRWSENYQPLPDNPERFDCDPCVLGSEGFNSGTHCWDVEVKESSVWSLGVTTESNQRKGGGFFNTDVWSVQRGLPDRCGFPVKQKLERVRVDLDYDRGTVSFSDPVTNTHLHTFTTTFTHTLFPFFCNYSPVSLRILSFNSQ from the exons ATGGCTTCATCAGCTGAATATGACTATAATTGTCCCGTGTGCTGTGATATCTTCAAGACTCCTGTTCTTTTATCATGTAGTCACAGTGTCTGTAAAGAGTGTCTTCAACAGTTCTGGAGAACCAAGAAAACTCAGGAGTGTCCAGTCTGCAGGAGAAGATCCTCAAAAGAGTTTCCTCCAGTAAATCTGGCATTACAAAACTTGTGTGAGTCGTTCCTGAAGGAGAGAAATGAGAGTCGTTCATCAGAATCTGAGGAGATCTGCAGTTTACACAGTGAGAAACTCAAACTcttctgtctggaggacaaaCAGCCAGCGTGTTTAGTGTGTGTTACTTCACAGAAACACGTCAGTCACACATTCAGACCCATCAGTGAAGTTGTTCCTTCATATAAG GAGGAGATCAATACAGAACTGAAGTCCTTACAGGAGAAACttcaacacaataaaaacattaaagaagAGTTTGAGAAAACAGTTCAACACATCAAG TCTCAAGCTGAGCACACAGAGCGTCAGATTAAACAGCAGTTTGAGAAGCTTCATCAGTTtctcagagatgaagaagaagctacaatcactgcactgagagaggaagaggagcagaagaagcagatgatgaaggagaagctggaggagatgaacagacacatctcagctctttcacacacaatcaAAGACACGGAGGAGATGATGAAAGCCAGTGACGTCTGCTTTCTGAAG gagtTTCCAGTCACGATGGAAAG AGTCCAGATCTCATCACAGCCGGATCCACAGACTCCTTCTGGAGCTTTGATTCATGTGCCGCGTTACTTGGGCAACCTGCCcttcagagtctggaagaagatgcAGGACATCGTCCAAAACA CTCCTGTGATTCTGGATCCAAACACTGCAGAACCACGTCTCGTCCTGTCTGATGATCTGACCAGTGTGAGATGGAGCGAGAACTATCAACCTCTTCCTGATAATCCAGAGAGATTCGACTGTGATCCCTGTGTTCTGGGTTCAGAGGGTTTTAACTCAGGAACACACTGCTGGGATGTGGAGGTTAAAGAGAGTTCAGTCTGGAGTCTTGGAGTAACTACAGAATCAAACCAGAGGAAGGGAGGTGGTTTCTTTAACACTGATGTATGGAGTGTGCAGCGTGGATTGCCTGATCGTTGTGGTTTTCCTGTTAAACAGAAGCTTGAGCGTGTGAGAGTAGATCTGGACtatgacagaggaacagtgtcattctctgatcctgtaactaacacacatctacacacattcacaaccaccttcactcacacactctttccTTTCTTCTGTAATTATAGTCCTGTCTCTCTGAGGATCTTATCTTTCAATAGTCAGTAA